In Pirellulales bacterium, the sequence CGTGCCTCCCGGCTTCTCGGTCGAAGTGGTGGCCGCCGAGCCCGATTTGATCAACCCGGTGGCGATGTGCTTCGACGAGCGCGGCCGGATTTGGGTGACCGAAAGCGTGGAGTATCCTCGTTCCGACGCCGGCCCCGGCCGCGATCGCGTCAAAGTGCTGGAAGACACCGACCGCGATGGACGCGTCGATCGTGTGACCGTGTTTGCCGACGGGCTGAATATCCCGTCCGGTATTGCCGTGGGATACGGCGGAGTTTGGGTGGCCAACGCGCCGGACATTTTGTACCTGCAAGACACCGATGGAGATGGTCGCGCCGACCGCCGCGAGGTGGTGGTGACTGGCTTCGGCCGCGACGACACGCACGAACTGCCCAACTCGCTCACCTGGGGTCCAGACGGATACCTCTACGGCCTCAACGGCGTGTTCAACAAGAGCGTGGTGCGGCAAGGAGACCGTGAGTTCGAATTTACGGCCGCGATGTTTCGCATCCATCCGCGCACGCGGCGGTTTGAGCTATTTGCCGAAGGCACGAGCAACCCCTGGGGCATCGCCTTCGATCCCAGTGGCAGCGCCTTTGTCAGCGCTTGTGTGATCGATCACCTCTGGCATCTGGTGGAGACGGGCTACTACCACCGCCAGGCGGGCGCCTATCCGGCGCATACCTGGAAGATCGAATCGATTGTCCAGCACACGCATCAAAAGGCCGCGTATTGTGGGCTGCACTTCTTCGATAGCGACGCCTATCCGCCCGAGTATCGCGATCGGTTGTATATGGGCAACATCCACGGTGGCTGTTTGAACGTGGATGTATTGGAGCGGCGCGGTGCAACCTATTTTGCCCGCCCCGCGCCCGACTTTCTAACGGCCAACGACGCCTGGTTCATGCCGGTGGCGCAAAAGACTGGACCCGACGGATGCTTGTATGTGCTCGATTGGTACGATCGTTACCACTGCTATCAAGACGCGCGGCGCGATCCCGATGGCATCGAGCGCGGCCGCGGCCGACTGTATCGCGTGCGCTACGGCGATGCGCCGCGCGCCCCAGCGTTTGACTTGGCGCGCGAGACCGACGACGAACTGCTGCGTCGATTGGCGAGCCCGAATGTTTACTTCCGTGATCAGGCGCAGCGGCTGCTCTCCGAGCGCCAAGATCCGGCAACGCGGAACAAACTGGAGCGCTTGGTTTTCGACGAGTCGGCGCCGCGCAAAGCGCGTTGGCATGCCCTGTTGGTTTGTTGCTCGACCGACGAGCCGCATCCCGAGTTTGAGCGAGCGCTGCTGAATCATGCCGACGAAGGACTGCGCGCCTGGGGGGTGCGACTATTGGGAAATCGGGGTGGGTGCGACGACGCGGCCGCCGCTCGCATCGC encodes:
- a CDS encoding dehydrogenase codes for the protein MFFILYVAIACRYATAGDSIPYNQDAPPGPALSAAEAAVRMTVPPGFSVEVVAAEPDLINPVAMCFDERGRIWVTESVEYPRSDAGPGRDRVKVLEDTDRDGRVDRVTVFADGLNIPSGIAVGYGGVWVANAPDILYLQDTDGDGRADRREVVVTGFGRDDTHELPNSLTWGPDGYLYGLNGVFNKSVVRQGDREFEFTAAMFRIHPRTRRFELFAEGTSNPWGIAFDPSGSAFVSACVIDHLWHLVETGYYHRQAGAYPAHTWKIESIVQHTHQKAAYCGLHFFDSDAYPPEYRDRLYMGNIHGGCLNVDVLERRGATYFARPAPDFLTANDAWFMPVAQKTGPDGCLYVLDWYDRYHCYQDARRDPDGIERGRGRLYRVRYGDAPRAPAFDLARETDDELLRRLASPNVYFRDQAQRLLSERQDPATRNKLERLVFDESAPRKARWHALLVCCSTDEPHPEFERALLNHADEGLRAWGVRLLGNRGGCDDAAAARIAELARDPSPDVRLQVAIAARKISGLSPMPILVETLSASCDDSLIPRVVWRNLQALLPDQFDALVAELERHPLPLGDMKAEVLRRALECLPADRAKSSGRLLAQALADQIDKASARAVMLAIVDMVREERLNPADVAALAPAAARAMRERGQAP